One Candidatus Blochmannia vicinus DNA window includes the following coding sequences:
- the secY gene encoding preprotein translocase subunit SecY, whose translation MIVTKNRQPKSAFKSIQGGLHELKRRIIFVISALIIFRIGSFIPIPGVDLIVLAKIIEQQQGTIIEMFNMFSGGSLSRASIFSLGIMPYISSSIIVQLLTAVHPTLIEIKKEGESGRKLINQYIRYGTLILGILQSVGIVTSLPSVSGLVINPGFSFYCIAIISLVCGTVFLMWLGDQITNRGIGNGISVIIFSGIIAGLPLAIGHTIEQVRQDELHFFILILIICLIFSITFFVVFMERGQRRILVHYAHRQQGRRIYAAQNTHLPLKVNMAGVIPAIFASSVILFPGTVVSWFGSSTSWQWLTIISLYLQPGQPLYILLYAAAIMFFCFFYTSLVFNPRETAENLKKSGAFVPGIRPGEQTAKYINKIMIRLTFIGAIYVTFICLVPEFMRIAMKVPFYFGGTSLLIVVVVIMDFMVQIQTLMMSSQYDSVLKKANLKHFNH comes from the coding sequence ATGATAGTAACTAAAAACCGGCAACCTAAATCTGCTTTTAAAAGCATACAAGGTGGGTTACACGAATTGAAACGAAGAATTATATTTGTGATTAGCGCTTTGATTATTTTCCGGATTGGATCATTCATTCCAATCCCAGGAGTGGATTTAATTGTTTTGGCAAAAATTATAGAACAACAACAGGGGACTATTATTGAAATGTTTAATATGTTTTCTGGAGGATCCTTAAGTCGTGCTTCTATTTTTAGTTTAGGAATTATGCCATATATTTCATCTTCAATTATTGTGCAACTATTAACCGCAGTACATCCTACTTTGATAGAAATTAAAAAAGAAGGAGAAAGTGGAAGAAAGCTAATTAACCAATATATTCGTTATGGTACTTTAATACTGGGAATATTACAATCAGTAGGAATTGTCACCAGTTTACCCAGTGTGTCTGGATTAGTAATTAATCCAGGATTTTCTTTTTATTGTATAGCAATCATTAGTCTTGTCTGTGGTACTGTTTTTTTAATGTGGTTAGGAGATCAAATTACTAATAGAGGAATAGGAAACGGAATTTCGGTTATCATTTTTTCAGGAATAATTGCCGGATTACCACTCGCTATAGGCCATACTATAGAGCAAGTAAGACAAGATGAATTACATTTTTTCATATTAATTTTAATTATCTGTTTAATATTTAGTATTACTTTTTTCGTTGTATTTATGGAGAGAGGACAACGCCGCATTTTAGTACATTATGCTCATCGTCAGCAAGGTCGACGTATTTATGCCGCCCAAAACACACACTTACCGCTCAAAGTAAATATGGCTGGCGTTATTCCTGCTATTTTTGCTTCCAGTGTAATTTTGTTTCCAGGCACCGTTGTTTCTTGGTTTGGTAGCAGCACCAGTTGGCAATGGTTAACCATAATTTCTTTATATCTGCAACCAGGCCAACCATTATATATTTTACTTTATGCAGCAGCTATTATGTTTTTTTGTTTTTTTTACACATCTTTAGTATTTAATCCGCGTGAAACAGCCGAAAATTTAAAAAAATCTGGGGCGTTTGTACCTGGAATTAGACCAGGAGAACAAACCGCAAAATATATCAATAAAATTATGATTCGTTTAACTTTCATTGGAGCAATATATGTTACATTTATTTGTTTAGTACCAGAGTTTATGAGAATTGCTATGAAAGTCCCTTTTTATTTTGGAGGAACATCTTTGCTTATTGTAGTTGTAGTGATTATGGATTTTATGGTTCAAATACAGACTTTAATGATGTCCAGTCAATATGACTCTGTACTAAAAAAAGCAAATTTGAAACACTTTAACCATTAA
- the rpmJ gene encoding 50S ribosomal protein L36 produces the protein MKVRASVKKLCRHCEIVKRHNIIRVVCRVDPKHKQRQG, from the coding sequence ATGAAAGTACGTGCGTCAGTCAAAAAATTATGTCGTCATTGTGAAATTGTGAAAAGACATAATATCATTCGAGTAGTTTGTCGTGTAGATCCAAAACATAAACAACGACAAGGATAA
- the rpsM gene encoding 30S ribosomal protein S13: MVRIAGVNIPDRKHTVIALMSIYGIGKSRARLICSNIGINEHLQLYKLSEIHIDKLRDAVDKYIVEGDLRREVTLNIKRLIDLGTYRGLRHRRNLPVRGQRTRTNARTCKGPRKSINK, translated from the coding sequence GTGGTACGTATAGCAGGTGTCAATATTCCTGATCGCAAACATACCGTTATTGCTTTAATGTCCATTTATGGAATTGGTAAATCTCGTGCTCGATTAATTTGTTCAAATATAGGCATAAATGAACATTTGCAACTTTATAAATTATCTGAAATCCATATAGATAAATTACGTGATGCAGTAGACAAATATATTGTAGAAGGAGATTTACGCCGAGAAGTAACCCTAAATATTAAACGTTTGATAGATCTCGGTACTTATCGAGGATTACGACATCGTCGTAATCTACCAGTAAGAGGTCAAAGAACTAGAACAAACGCAAGAACCTGTAAAGGTCCTCGTAAATCAATAAACAAATAA